A genomic segment from Deltaproteobacteria bacterium encodes:
- a CDS encoding prepilin peptidase, translating to MITLPTFAWPFLAFLLGTCIGSFLNVCICRLPQGRSVVRPGSACPKCGHRLKWWENIPILSFLLLRAKCSSCGERISMQYPLVELLSGLLCLVLWYKFGFSSELFIYFYFSACLIIVTFVDLAHQIIPDAVSLPGIAVGFLSSFLLPGLSWRDSLLGILMGGGILFLVAWGYYIIARKEGMGGGDIKLLAMIGAFLGWQAIPLVILLSAAAGSVAGLTIMSLQKGNRHMAIPYGPFLVGAALITLFWGHELTDWYLGFIAI from the coding sequence ATGATTACCTTGCCGACATTCGCCTGGCCCTTTCTGGCCTTTTTGCTGGGGACCTGTATCGGTAGCTTTTTGAATGTATGCATATGCCGACTGCCTCAAGGCAGGTCGGTGGTAAGGCCTGGTTCTGCCTGTCCGAAATGTGGCCACAGGCTGAAATGGTGGGAAAATATCCCCATACTGAGTTTTTTGCTTCTTAGGGCAAAATGCAGTTCTTGCGGGGAAAGGATCTCCATGCAGTATCCACTTGTTGAGCTGCTGAGCGGCCTCTTGTGCCTTGTTCTTTGGTACAAGTTTGGTTTTAGTTCTGAACTATTTATTTATTTTTATTTTTCAGCATGTCTCATAATTGTGACATTTGTCGACCTTGCACATCAAATTATCCCGGATGCAGTGTCTTTGCCCGGGATTGCCGTTGGCTTCCTGTCTTCGTTTCTGCTTCCCGGGCTGTCATGGCGGGATTCTCTTCTGGGGATATTGATGGGCGGAGGCATTTTATTTCTTGTGGCATGGGGCTATTATATCATTGCCCGCAAGGAGGGAATGGGGGGCGGGGACATTAAGCTCCTTGCTATGATAGGGGCATTTTTGGGGTGGCAGGCAATTCCGCTTGTAATCCTATTGAGTGCCGCAGCAGGTTCAGTTGCCGGCCTGACAATAATGTCGTTACAGAAAGGAAACAGGCATATGGCCATACCTTACGGTCCCTTTCTGGTTGGGGCCGCCCTAATAACCTTATTCTGGGGGCATGAACTGACAGACTGGTATCTGGGTTTTATTGCTATTTAA
- a CDS encoding pseudouridine synthase encodes MRLQKYLANAGVCSRRAAEVLIRSGRVTINGEVARLGSKIDPYTDIICVDKIRVLCKRQLVYLLLNKPKGVLTTARDPYGRTTVMDLLPGRVPERVYPAGRLDKDSEGLLLLTNDGALVHRLLHPSHKISKTYHATVRGRPSKAALDLLRRGIEIEGKTTLPCELRVLKTTRRSTILEVTLKEGRKRQIRLMFNTLGHSVIRLIRIKIGPIRLGKLQPGKYRILTDTEVELLKKSAGLV; translated from the coding sequence ATGAGACTGCAAAAATACCTCGCCAATGCCGGTGTATGCTCCAGGAGAGCCGCAGAAGTGCTCATCCGCTCAGGCCGGGTCACTATAAACGGTGAGGTTGCAAGGCTTGGATCCAAGATAGATCCATACACAGATATCATCTGCGTTGACAAGATCAGGGTTCTCTGTAAAAGACAACTCGTTTATCTTTTGCTTAATAAACCAAAAGGCGTCCTGACCACAGCTCGTGATCCCTATGGGCGAACCACTGTAATGGATCTGCTTCCGGGAAGAGTTCCGGAGCGGGTTTATCCTGCTGGGCGCCTGGATAAAGACAGTGAGGGTCTGCTCCTCCTCACAAATGACGGTGCTCTGGTTCACCGGCTATTGCATCCCAGCCATAAGATCTCAAAGACTTACCATGCAACAGTGAGAGGGAGACCTTCAAAAGCCGCTTTGGATCTGCTTCGACGAGGTATAGAGATAGAAGGAAAAACGACATTGCCCTGCGAATTGCGTGTGCTGAAAACCACGAGGCGTTCGACGATACTGGAAGTTACGCTGAAAGAAGGCAGAAAACGCCAGATAAGATTGATGTTCAATACGTTAGGCCATTCCGTCATCAGGCTGATACGTATCAAAATAGGTCCTATAAGGCTGGGGAAGCTGCAACCTGGCAAGTACAGGATATTGACCGACACTGAAGTGGAGCTGCTGAAGAAGTCAGCGGGATTGGTTTAA